In Arachis hypogaea cultivar Tifrunner chromosome 2, arahy.Tifrunner.gnm2.J5K5, whole genome shotgun sequence, a genomic segment contains:
- the LOC112730895 gene encoding putative ABC transporter C family member 15 isoform X2 produces the protein MALEEDYFYNILSPTIDSPCLLEHIILPVEFGFFLILLFQLVRKNLNFINKQNKIPSDMIHQTITTNHGLAYKISIVLTTLMVALHAATLSLIIFNHETQCTSKFKAIASETIQVLSWGASLIAIFKVSRTSSYFPWILRAWWICSFILCIVGTSLHTILSVSQKGQIGLREYADFIGLVTSTFLLIVSIRGKSDIVLVQKSEVTEPLLSSKPGKTSEFPKESPYGKATLMQLINFSWLNPLFEEGYKKPLEQSDIPNVDIKDSAEFLTSAFDESLRQVKEKDGTTNPSIYKAIYHFTRKKAAINALFAIICASASYVGPYLITDFVDFLGDKEKQGLKTGYLLSLAFLCAKMVETITQRQWIFGARQLGLRLRSALISHIYKKGLHLSNRSRQSHTGGEIMNYMSVDVQRITDFIWYVNVIWMLPIQISLAVFILHTNLGLGSMAALAATLAVMTLNIPLTKIQKRYQAMKATSEVLRNMKTLKLQAWDSEFLQRLESLRKVEYNWLLKSLQQAALSAFIFWGSPTFISVITFWACMLMGIELTARRVLSAFATFRMLQDPIFSLPDLLNVMAQGKVSVDRIASYLREEEIQHDVIENVSRDKTEFDVVIDKGRFSWDPESRTPSIDQIELKVKRGMKVAICGSVGSGKSSLLSGILGEIYKQSGKVKISGTKAYVPQSPWILTGNIRDNITFGKEYDPEKYEKTVQACALKKDFELFSCGDLTEIGERGINMSGGQKQRIQIARAVYQDADIYLLDDPFSAVDAHTGTHLFKECLMGILKEKTILFVTHQVEFLPAADLILVMQNGKITQAGKFEELLKQNIGFEVLVGAHSKALESILTVENSSRTAQNPIAEAESNSNVKLMHKEQHDTVEDNPPERKGNEGKLVQDEERETGSISKEVYWTYLTTAKGGALVPVIILAQSSFQILQIASNYWMAWVCPTSSDAKPIFDMNFILLIYMALSVSGALCVLVRALLVAYTGLWTAQTFFTSMLHSVLRAPMSFFDSTPTGRILNRVSTDQSILDLEMATKLGWCAFSVIQILGTIAVMSQVAWQVFAIFIPVTAVCIWYQRYYTPTARELARLAQIQIAPILHHFAESLAGAASIRAFDQEGRFIHTNLDLVDGHARPWFHNVSAMEWLSFRLNILSNFVFAFSLVMLVSLPEGIINPSIAGLAVTYGINLNVLQAQVIWNICNAENKMISVERILQYRNIASEAPLVIQDSRPPSNWPATGTISFTNLEIRYAEHLPSVLRHITCTFPGQKKIGVVGRTGSGKSTLIQAIFRIVEPREGSIVIDNVDICKIGLHDLRSRLSIIPQDPSMFEGTVRGNLDPLELYSDTQIWEALDKCQLGQLVREKQDKLDSQVVENGENWSVGQRQLFCLGRALLKRSSILVLDEATASVDSATDGVIQQIISHEFKDRTVVTIAHRIHTVIDSDLVLVLSDGRIAEYDEPSKLLEREDSFFYKLIKEYSSRSSGFNSLATQHVQS, from the exons ATGGCTTTGGAGGAGGACTACTTCTACAACATACTTAGTCCAACAA TAGATTCACCATGCTTGTTGGAGCATATAATTCTACCTGTGGAATTTGGATTCTTTCTGATATTGTTATTCCAACTTGTGAGGAAAAATTTGAACTTCATCAACAAGCAGAACAAAATCCCCTCAGATATGATTCATCAAACTATAACAACAAACCATGGTTTAGCTTACAAAATCAGCATAGTTCTCACCACTTTGATGGTAGCTCTTCATGCAGCAACTCTATCACTCATCATTTTCAATCATGAGACTCAATGCACTTCAAAATTCAAGGCTATTGCATCAGAAACAATTCAAGTTCTATCATGGGGTGCGAGTCTAATTGCAATTTTCAAGGTATCAAGAACAAGTTCTTATTTTCCTTGGATTCTCAGAGCTTGGTGGATTTGTAGTTTCATTTTGTGCATTGTTGGAACATCACTTCATACAATATTGAGTGTTAGCCAAAAGGGTCAAATTGGTTTAAGAGAATATGCAGATTTCATTGGTTTGGTTACTTCAACATTCTTATTGATTGTTTCAATTAGAGGGAAGAGTGACATTGTGTTAGTTCAAAAAAGTGAGGTAACTGAACCACTTCTGAGTTCAAAACCTGGTAAAACTTCAGAATTTCCAAAGGAATCTCCATATGGAAAGGCTACTTTGATGCAACTCATCAACTTCTCTTGGCTCAATCCATTGTTTGAAGAAGGTTACAAGAAGCCTCTTGAGCAAAGTGACATTCCTAATGTTGATATCAAGGACTCGGCCGAGTTTCTAACCTCGGCCTTCGACGAGAGCCTTAGGCAGGTAAAGGAGAAAGATGGAACTACAAACCCCTCTATTTACAAGGCAATCTATCACTTCACCAGGAAGAAAGCAGCAATCAATGCGCTTTTCGCCATAATATGCGCTTCGGCTTCATATGTTGGTCCATACTTGATCACTGACTTTGTTGATTTCTTGGGGGACAAGGAAAAGCAGGGGTTGAAAACAGGGTATCTTCTTTCACTAGCATTCTTGTGTGCTAAGATGGTTGAGACAATAACTCAGAGGCAATGGATTTTCGGCGCAAGGCAATTAGGCCTTCGCCTTAGATCTGCATTGATATCTCATATATATAAGAAGGGTCTGCATCTTTCGAATAGATCGCGACAAAGTCACACAGGCGGCGAGATAATGAACTATATGAGTGTTGATGTGCAGAGAATCACAGATTTCATTTGGTATGTTAATGTGATTTGGATGCTTCCTATACAAATTTCTTTAGCAGTGTTCATTTTGCATACAAATCTTGGATTAGGCTCTATGGCCGCGCTAGCCGCGACTCTAGCAGTGATGACTCTGAACATACCTCTTACCAAAATACAGAAAAGATACCAAGCAATGAAAGCAACTTCAGAAGTTCTGAGAAACATGAAAACTTTGAAGCTTCAAGCATGGgatagtgaatttcttcaaaGGCTAGAATCATTGAGGAAAGTGGAGTATAATTGGTTACTGAAATCACTACAACAAGCAGCACTTTCTGCTTTTATCTTCTGGGGATCACCTACATTCATATCTGTGATAACCTTTTGGGCTTGTATGCTAATGGGAATCGAGCTAACGGCCAGAAGAGTCTTATCCGCATTCGCCACATTTAGAATGTTACAGGATCCTATTTTCAGCCTACCTGATTTACTCAATGTCATGGCTCAAGGGAAAGTTTCGGTTGATAGGATCGCTTCGTACCTTAGGGAGGAAGAAATCCAGCATGATGTCATTGAAAATGTATCAAGGGACAAAACAGAATTTGATGTAGTCATTGATAAAGGGAGATTCAGCTGGGATCCAGAGTCTAGAACTCCATCTATTGATCAAATAGAGTTGAAAGTTAAAAGAGGAATGAAGGTGGCGATTTGTGGATCGGTTGGTTCTGGAAAATCAAGCCTGCTGTCTGGTATTTTGGGAGAGATATATAAGCAATCCGGGAAAGTGAAGATCAGTGGAACCAAAGCTTATGTTCCACAGTCTCCATGGATTCTTACAGGGAATATTAGAGACAATATCACATTTGGAAAAGAGTATGATCCTGAAAAGTATGAGAAAACTGTCCAAGCTTGTGCATTGAAGAAGGACTTTGAGCTATTCTCTTGTGGTGATCTCACTGAGATTGGAGAAAGAGGGATCAACATGAGTGGTGGACAAAAGCAGAGGATTCAGATAGCGCGAGCCGTTTACCAAGATGCTGATATATATCTTCTTGATGACCCTTTTAGCGCCGTCGATGCACATACCGGAACACACCTATTTAAG GAGTGTCTTATGGGGATTCTTAAAGAGAAAACCATACTTTTTGTTACACACCAAGTTGAATTTCTTCCAGCAGCAGATCTCATCCTG GTGATGCAAAATGGAAAAATTACACAAGCTGGAAAATTTGAAGAGCTTCTAAAGCAAAACATAGGATTTGAAGTCTTAGTTGGTGCTCATAGTAAAGCTCTCGAGTCAATTCTCACTGTCGAAAACTCAAGCAGAACAGCTCAAAATCCCATAGCTGAAGCAGAATCCAACTCAAATGTGAAACTCATGCACAAAGAACAGCATGACACAGTGGAAGATAATCCACCAGAGAGGAAAGGAAATGAAGGAAAATTGGTGCAAGATGAAGAAAGAGAAACAGGAAGCATATCAAAAGAAGTATACTGGACTTATTTGACAACTGCAAAAGGAGGAGCATTGGTTCCGGTTATAATCTTAGCACAATCTTCATTCCAAATACTTCAGATTGCAAGTAACTATTGGATGGCTTGGGTTTGTCCTACAAGTAGTGATGCTAAGCCTATATTTGACATGAATTTCATACTTCTTATTTACATGGCTCTTTCTGTTTCCGGCGCGCTATGTGTTCTGGTGCGAGCCTTGTTGGTTGCATACACTGGCCTTTGGACAGCACAGACATTTTTCACAAGCATGCTGCATAGTGTGCTTAGAGCTCCAATGTCATTCTTTGATTCAACACCAACTGGAAGAATCTTGAACAGG gTCTCTACAGATCAAAGTATTCTAGATTTGGAGATGGCAACCAAATTAGGATGGTGTGCTTTCTCTGTAATACAAATTCTGGGAACTATTGCAGTGATGTCTCAGGTGGCATGGCAAGTTTTCGCCATTTTCATTCCGGTAACTGCAGTCTGCATATGGTATCAA AGATATTACACACCAACAGCAAGAGAACTGGCTCGCTTAGCACAGATACAAATTGCACCAATCCTCCACCATTTTGCAGAATCTTTAGCCGGAGCAGCTTCGATACGAGCTTTCGATCAAGAAGGCAGATTCATACACACAAATCTTGATCTTGTGGATGGCCATGCAAGGCCATGGTTTCATAATGTGTCTGCAATGGAATGGCTTTCTTTCAGATTGAATATActttcaaattttgtttttgcCTTCTCACTTGTTATGCTTGTGAGCCTCCCTGAAGGAATAATCAATCCAA GCATTGCAGGGTTGGCAGTAACATATGGGATCAATTTGAATGTGTTGCAAGCTCAAGTTATATGGAACATATGCAATGCTGAAAACAAGATGATCTCAGTTGAAAGAATTCTGCAATACAGAAATATAGCAAGTGAGGCACCACTTGTCATTCAGGACAGCAGGCCGCCGAGCAACTGGCCGGCGACCGGAACAATAAGTTTCACAAATTTAGAG ATACGCTATGCTGAACATCTCCCATCAGTTCTGAGACACATCACATGCACATTCCCGGGACAGAAGAAAATTGGCGTTGTAGGACGAACCGGAAGTGGAAAATCGACCCTTATTCAGGCGATTTTTAGGATTGTTGAGCCAAGAGAAGGAAGCATTGTGATTGACAATGTGGACATATGCAAGATAGGTCTGCATGACTTAAGGTCAAGGCTCAGCATCATCCCACAAGACCCTTCCATGTTTGAAGGCACTGTTAGGGGCAACTTGGACCCCTTGGAACTATACTCTGACACTCAAATCTGGGAG GCACTAGATAAATGTCAACTTGGTCAGCTagtgagggaaaagcaagacaaGTTGGATAGCCAAG TGGTAGAAAATGGTGAGAATTGGAGTGTGGGACAAAGGCAACTATTTTGCCTAGGAAGAGCATTGCTGAAGAGAAGCAGCATATTAGTTCTTGATGAAGCAACTGCCTCTGTGGACTCTGCAACTGATGGGGTGATACAGCAGATCATCAGTCACGAGTTTAAAGATCGGACCGTCGTCACAATCGCTCATCGTATCCACACGGTTATAGACAGTGATCTTGTTTTGGTTCTCAGTGATG GGAGAATCGCCGAGTATGATGAGCCGTCGAAGTTACTTGAAAGAGAAGATTCCTTCTTCTATAAACTCATAAAGGAGTATTCAAGCAGATCAAGTGGCTTCAACAGCTTAGCAACTCAACATGTTCAAAGCTAG
- the LOC112730895 gene encoding putative ABC transporter C family member 15 isoform X1 — MALEEDYFYNILSPTNIRSLNLSSWIPVDSPCLLEHIILPVEFGFFLILLFQLVRKNLNFINKQNKIPSDMIHQTITTNHGLAYKISIVLTTLMVALHAATLSLIIFNHETQCTSKFKAIASETIQVLSWGASLIAIFKVSRTSSYFPWILRAWWICSFILCIVGTSLHTILSVSQKGQIGLREYADFIGLVTSTFLLIVSIRGKSDIVLVQKSEVTEPLLSSKPGKTSEFPKESPYGKATLMQLINFSWLNPLFEEGYKKPLEQSDIPNVDIKDSAEFLTSAFDESLRQVKEKDGTTNPSIYKAIYHFTRKKAAINALFAIICASASYVGPYLITDFVDFLGDKEKQGLKTGYLLSLAFLCAKMVETITQRQWIFGARQLGLRLRSALISHIYKKGLHLSNRSRQSHTGGEIMNYMSVDVQRITDFIWYVNVIWMLPIQISLAVFILHTNLGLGSMAALAATLAVMTLNIPLTKIQKRYQAMKATSEVLRNMKTLKLQAWDSEFLQRLESLRKVEYNWLLKSLQQAALSAFIFWGSPTFISVITFWACMLMGIELTARRVLSAFATFRMLQDPIFSLPDLLNVMAQGKVSVDRIASYLREEEIQHDVIENVSRDKTEFDVVIDKGRFSWDPESRTPSIDQIELKVKRGMKVAICGSVGSGKSSLLSGILGEIYKQSGKVKISGTKAYVPQSPWILTGNIRDNITFGKEYDPEKYEKTVQACALKKDFELFSCGDLTEIGERGINMSGGQKQRIQIARAVYQDADIYLLDDPFSAVDAHTGTHLFKECLMGILKEKTILFVTHQVEFLPAADLILVMQNGKITQAGKFEELLKQNIGFEVLVGAHSKALESILTVENSSRTAQNPIAEAESNSNVKLMHKEQHDTVEDNPPERKGNEGKLVQDEERETGSISKEVYWTYLTTAKGGALVPVIILAQSSFQILQIASNYWMAWVCPTSSDAKPIFDMNFILLIYMALSVSGALCVLVRALLVAYTGLWTAQTFFTSMLHSVLRAPMSFFDSTPTGRILNRVSTDQSILDLEMATKLGWCAFSVIQILGTIAVMSQVAWQVFAIFIPVTAVCIWYQRYYTPTARELARLAQIQIAPILHHFAESLAGAASIRAFDQEGRFIHTNLDLVDGHARPWFHNVSAMEWLSFRLNILSNFVFAFSLVMLVSLPEGIINPSIAGLAVTYGINLNVLQAQVIWNICNAENKMISVERILQYRNIASEAPLVIQDSRPPSNWPATGTISFTNLEIRYAEHLPSVLRHITCTFPGQKKIGVVGRTGSGKSTLIQAIFRIVEPREGSIVIDNVDICKIGLHDLRSRLSIIPQDPSMFEGTVRGNLDPLELYSDTQIWEALDKCQLGQLVREKQDKLDSQVVENGENWSVGQRQLFCLGRALLKRSSILVLDEATASVDSATDGVIQQIISHEFKDRTVVTIAHRIHTVIDSDLVLVLSDGRIAEYDEPSKLLEREDSFFYKLIKEYSSRSSGFNSLATQHVQS, encoded by the exons ATGGCTTTGGAGGAGGACTACTTCTACAACATACTTAGTCCAACAA ATATTAGAAGTTTGAATTTGTCTTCATGGATTCCAGTAGATTCACCATGCTTGTTGGAGCATATAATTCTACCTGTGGAATTTGGATTCTTTCTGATATTGTTATTCCAACTTGTGAGGAAAAATTTGAACTTCATCAACAAGCAGAACAAAATCCCCTCAGATATGATTCATCAAACTATAACAACAAACCATGGTTTAGCTTACAAAATCAGCATAGTTCTCACCACTTTGATGGTAGCTCTTCATGCAGCAACTCTATCACTCATCATTTTCAATCATGAGACTCAATGCACTTCAAAATTCAAGGCTATTGCATCAGAAACAATTCAAGTTCTATCATGGGGTGCGAGTCTAATTGCAATTTTCAAGGTATCAAGAACAAGTTCTTATTTTCCTTGGATTCTCAGAGCTTGGTGGATTTGTAGTTTCATTTTGTGCATTGTTGGAACATCACTTCATACAATATTGAGTGTTAGCCAAAAGGGTCAAATTGGTTTAAGAGAATATGCAGATTTCATTGGTTTGGTTACTTCAACATTCTTATTGATTGTTTCAATTAGAGGGAAGAGTGACATTGTGTTAGTTCAAAAAAGTGAGGTAACTGAACCACTTCTGAGTTCAAAACCTGGTAAAACTTCAGAATTTCCAAAGGAATCTCCATATGGAAAGGCTACTTTGATGCAACTCATCAACTTCTCTTGGCTCAATCCATTGTTTGAAGAAGGTTACAAGAAGCCTCTTGAGCAAAGTGACATTCCTAATGTTGATATCAAGGACTCGGCCGAGTTTCTAACCTCGGCCTTCGACGAGAGCCTTAGGCAGGTAAAGGAGAAAGATGGAACTACAAACCCCTCTATTTACAAGGCAATCTATCACTTCACCAGGAAGAAAGCAGCAATCAATGCGCTTTTCGCCATAATATGCGCTTCGGCTTCATATGTTGGTCCATACTTGATCACTGACTTTGTTGATTTCTTGGGGGACAAGGAAAAGCAGGGGTTGAAAACAGGGTATCTTCTTTCACTAGCATTCTTGTGTGCTAAGATGGTTGAGACAATAACTCAGAGGCAATGGATTTTCGGCGCAAGGCAATTAGGCCTTCGCCTTAGATCTGCATTGATATCTCATATATATAAGAAGGGTCTGCATCTTTCGAATAGATCGCGACAAAGTCACACAGGCGGCGAGATAATGAACTATATGAGTGTTGATGTGCAGAGAATCACAGATTTCATTTGGTATGTTAATGTGATTTGGATGCTTCCTATACAAATTTCTTTAGCAGTGTTCATTTTGCATACAAATCTTGGATTAGGCTCTATGGCCGCGCTAGCCGCGACTCTAGCAGTGATGACTCTGAACATACCTCTTACCAAAATACAGAAAAGATACCAAGCAATGAAAGCAACTTCAGAAGTTCTGAGAAACATGAAAACTTTGAAGCTTCAAGCATGGgatagtgaatttcttcaaaGGCTAGAATCATTGAGGAAAGTGGAGTATAATTGGTTACTGAAATCACTACAACAAGCAGCACTTTCTGCTTTTATCTTCTGGGGATCACCTACATTCATATCTGTGATAACCTTTTGGGCTTGTATGCTAATGGGAATCGAGCTAACGGCCAGAAGAGTCTTATCCGCATTCGCCACATTTAGAATGTTACAGGATCCTATTTTCAGCCTACCTGATTTACTCAATGTCATGGCTCAAGGGAAAGTTTCGGTTGATAGGATCGCTTCGTACCTTAGGGAGGAAGAAATCCAGCATGATGTCATTGAAAATGTATCAAGGGACAAAACAGAATTTGATGTAGTCATTGATAAAGGGAGATTCAGCTGGGATCCAGAGTCTAGAACTCCATCTATTGATCAAATAGAGTTGAAAGTTAAAAGAGGAATGAAGGTGGCGATTTGTGGATCGGTTGGTTCTGGAAAATCAAGCCTGCTGTCTGGTATTTTGGGAGAGATATATAAGCAATCCGGGAAAGTGAAGATCAGTGGAACCAAAGCTTATGTTCCACAGTCTCCATGGATTCTTACAGGGAATATTAGAGACAATATCACATTTGGAAAAGAGTATGATCCTGAAAAGTATGAGAAAACTGTCCAAGCTTGTGCATTGAAGAAGGACTTTGAGCTATTCTCTTGTGGTGATCTCACTGAGATTGGAGAAAGAGGGATCAACATGAGTGGTGGACAAAAGCAGAGGATTCAGATAGCGCGAGCCGTTTACCAAGATGCTGATATATATCTTCTTGATGACCCTTTTAGCGCCGTCGATGCACATACCGGAACACACCTATTTAAG GAGTGTCTTATGGGGATTCTTAAAGAGAAAACCATACTTTTTGTTACACACCAAGTTGAATTTCTTCCAGCAGCAGATCTCATCCTG GTGATGCAAAATGGAAAAATTACACAAGCTGGAAAATTTGAAGAGCTTCTAAAGCAAAACATAGGATTTGAAGTCTTAGTTGGTGCTCATAGTAAAGCTCTCGAGTCAATTCTCACTGTCGAAAACTCAAGCAGAACAGCTCAAAATCCCATAGCTGAAGCAGAATCCAACTCAAATGTGAAACTCATGCACAAAGAACAGCATGACACAGTGGAAGATAATCCACCAGAGAGGAAAGGAAATGAAGGAAAATTGGTGCAAGATGAAGAAAGAGAAACAGGAAGCATATCAAAAGAAGTATACTGGACTTATTTGACAACTGCAAAAGGAGGAGCATTGGTTCCGGTTATAATCTTAGCACAATCTTCATTCCAAATACTTCAGATTGCAAGTAACTATTGGATGGCTTGGGTTTGTCCTACAAGTAGTGATGCTAAGCCTATATTTGACATGAATTTCATACTTCTTATTTACATGGCTCTTTCTGTTTCCGGCGCGCTATGTGTTCTGGTGCGAGCCTTGTTGGTTGCATACACTGGCCTTTGGACAGCACAGACATTTTTCACAAGCATGCTGCATAGTGTGCTTAGAGCTCCAATGTCATTCTTTGATTCAACACCAACTGGAAGAATCTTGAACAGG gTCTCTACAGATCAAAGTATTCTAGATTTGGAGATGGCAACCAAATTAGGATGGTGTGCTTTCTCTGTAATACAAATTCTGGGAACTATTGCAGTGATGTCTCAGGTGGCATGGCAAGTTTTCGCCATTTTCATTCCGGTAACTGCAGTCTGCATATGGTATCAA AGATATTACACACCAACAGCAAGAGAACTGGCTCGCTTAGCACAGATACAAATTGCACCAATCCTCCACCATTTTGCAGAATCTTTAGCCGGAGCAGCTTCGATACGAGCTTTCGATCAAGAAGGCAGATTCATACACACAAATCTTGATCTTGTGGATGGCCATGCAAGGCCATGGTTTCATAATGTGTCTGCAATGGAATGGCTTTCTTTCAGATTGAATATActttcaaattttgtttttgcCTTCTCACTTGTTATGCTTGTGAGCCTCCCTGAAGGAATAATCAATCCAA GCATTGCAGGGTTGGCAGTAACATATGGGATCAATTTGAATGTGTTGCAAGCTCAAGTTATATGGAACATATGCAATGCTGAAAACAAGATGATCTCAGTTGAAAGAATTCTGCAATACAGAAATATAGCAAGTGAGGCACCACTTGTCATTCAGGACAGCAGGCCGCCGAGCAACTGGCCGGCGACCGGAACAATAAGTTTCACAAATTTAGAG ATACGCTATGCTGAACATCTCCCATCAGTTCTGAGACACATCACATGCACATTCCCGGGACAGAAGAAAATTGGCGTTGTAGGACGAACCGGAAGTGGAAAATCGACCCTTATTCAGGCGATTTTTAGGATTGTTGAGCCAAGAGAAGGAAGCATTGTGATTGACAATGTGGACATATGCAAGATAGGTCTGCATGACTTAAGGTCAAGGCTCAGCATCATCCCACAAGACCCTTCCATGTTTGAAGGCACTGTTAGGGGCAACTTGGACCCCTTGGAACTATACTCTGACACTCAAATCTGGGAG GCACTAGATAAATGTCAACTTGGTCAGCTagtgagggaaaagcaagacaaGTTGGATAGCCAAG TGGTAGAAAATGGTGAGAATTGGAGTGTGGGACAAAGGCAACTATTTTGCCTAGGAAGAGCATTGCTGAAGAGAAGCAGCATATTAGTTCTTGATGAAGCAACTGCCTCTGTGGACTCTGCAACTGATGGGGTGATACAGCAGATCATCAGTCACGAGTTTAAAGATCGGACCGTCGTCACAATCGCTCATCGTATCCACACGGTTATAGACAGTGATCTTGTTTTGGTTCTCAGTGATG GGAGAATCGCCGAGTATGATGAGCCGTCGAAGTTACTTGAAAGAGAAGATTCCTTCTTCTATAAACTCATAAAGGAGTATTCAAGCAGATCAAGTGGCTTCAACAGCTTAGCAACTCAACATGTTCAAAGCTAG